Part of the Brassica oleracea var. oleracea cultivar TO1000 chromosome C8, BOL, whole genome shotgun sequence genome is shown below.
CCCAAGCTTGAACGTTTGGGAGTCGTAACCAAACGGACACTTGGCAGGCACCGTTGCAGAATCAGTAGTAGAGTCCTCCTCCTTTTGCACTATTCCTTCGTTTTCAGGACATCCTTTACTCGCCACTTCGCCTTGCTTCCGAGCAGAGGCATCAGATTTGGAGAAAGGGCAGGCAGAAGCAGTAGTTTCGCCTTGTTTTCGAGCAAAGGCATCAGCTTTAGAGAAAGGGCAAGCAGAAGGTGTCGTGTCGGCTTGTTTTCGAGCAGAAGCGTCGTCGGGACGAGCAGCTTTGGAGAAAGGGCAAACAGAAGTCGTCATTGTGAAGATGATTCCAACAAACCCTACACATCAAAATAGAAACTTTCAAATCCAAAATCGATAAAGATCGATTCTTCTGTAGCTAAAAACAAGAACTTCTGTAGCTATAAATTGAAGGGTTGACAACAATCTTGGAGAAGTGGAATTTCAGATATAGGTTCAGAGCTAATTAGAGAGAGAGAGAGAGAGAGATGTATATAAACCTGGGTTGGACTCAGATGTTCTATAGCTGCAATCGATGATCGATGGAGATTATTATTATTATTATAAACTTTTGTTTTCTTGTTTCTCAGAGTTTTTATCTGTTTCTCTGAGTCAGAAAGATTGAAGGAAGGATGTGTGGATTGTATTTGGGCCTTTTACTTTTCTTCATTGAAAATAGGTGTTTGGTTAAATGACACTTCTACCCTTTTAAATTATGACTGATTACTTATTTACTTTAATCATTATCCGGTCGGGAAATGGTTCAAACGATCAAGGGTTAGGAAGGGAGGGTGTCTAAAATTGGTTTAAATCGGTTTAATGGAACGAGCAACACAACTGATTCTTTTCCAGTTTTCCTGTAGTGCAACTGAATCGGATACGGTTTTCACCGGTTTGGAGATGGGTTGTGTGTTTTACAAAGATTATTTTATTGGTAACAGAGAACTATCAATAAACAGGATATTACATGAACATTTTGGTTTAGTGAAGGCTAAATTTGAAAATTGTTAATTAGAAAAGAGAAATTCTTACCTAACCAGCGACCTAAAGATTTATCTGTTTGTTTAAAACAATTACGGAAGCAGGACGCCACCTACCTTCTCTCCTGATAACAGTTTTTACTTTGAGATAATACTGCCAGATCAAAACAGATGTCAGTGATTTTTTTGCTCACCATGAGTCTGCTCGGACTGTTAAAGCATGAGGAAATGAATAGTCCTCATTTTTTTATACATTTCTTGGGTCATAAGAGATCAAAATATTACATCCTGTTTTACCAAATATCCCCATTTAAAAGCCGAACGTACAAGCTGCATTAAAAAGTAAAGACTAAAGGGCAGAAGCCAAGAATACTACTCACATTGTGTGAAAACTCCCTACGAACAGTTTAGAATCCAGAAGCCATGACCACTCTGCACCATCAAAAGAACAATATGCCTCTAAGCCACTAGGCTAAAGACATTTTACATATATTCTGTGGATGGTTAAATCCATATTTAAAATACGGCCGCAAGCACTTGTTTCTTCTGCTTTGGCTCAGGGCCGTCTCTGTGGGTACCTCAAACACACAGGACTAAACCACACTATATGCTACTGCAGCTTTCCATAACCACATGCAAATTAGACTATCAAATGTCAATCAATCTGAGACGGTAATGGCATCTCTATAAGCTACAATGATCATGTTTATTATTATTTAACCATACATTTGTAGTTTTAACCATTCATCCTCAGTGAACAATAATAAAATTTCTCAGTTTCTTCCAATCCTTAGTGAAGAATCAACACCACCTTTTTGTACAGAAGCTGCAAAGAGTCTAGCAATCTCTATCTGAGTGTTGGCCATTATCTCCGTTCGTTTCAAATCCATCTCTCCTCTCTTCACCTCTGCTTCAGCTCTCATCTTCTCTATCTCTTTCATCGTCTCCATCCTCGCTCTCTCCGTTCTCATCACCACCTCTGCTAACCACCGTATGCTTCCAGCTATCTCCTCCTTCTCTTCCTTGTACCTTCTCCTTACTTTCTTCGGCCTCACCTTCGCTTTCTCTCTGCAGAGCACTGGCGTACTACTATCTGTATCCATCTCCGTCGCTCTCTCAGGTTTGTGATCGTCCTTGAATCCCTCCTCCTGCACAGAACGCTCATAAGAAAGTTGTCCAACACTGGGAAATAGGGAAAAGTGCATATTTTAACCTGAACTTTATCCATCGTGTTTATTCCTACCTGAACTTTGTAATAGTGCATATTTCATACCGAACTACATAAAAACTCAAAAAATACTACATGAACTTTAAGCGTTTGTCTTTTCCTTCACGAACTTTACATTAGTGCATATTTCATACCGAACTAAACAAAAATTCAAAAATACTACATGAACTATCAAAATCGTGCTTATATATATAGTGACAATCAAAACTGTTAGTCATCCGTTAATTTATCAAAATGACGTTATTTTGGAATTTTTTGTAAAATTAATCATGACTGTGACTGAATCATTGGGAAAAGTGCTTATTTCAACCTGAACTTTACCCGTCGTGCTTATTTCCTCCCGAACTTTGAAGTGGTGGGTATTTCATACCAAATTACATAAAACTCTAAAATACTACATAAACTTTAAGTGTTGTGCCTTTTCTTTTCTGAAATTTATAGTAGTGCATATTTCATACTGAATTAAACAAAAAATTCAAAAACACTACATAAATTCTCAAAATTGTGCTAATATATATATTAATCGTCAAATGTGTTATTCAACCATTAATCTATCAAACGATGTCGTTTTTGATAAATTCTGTAAAATGTAAAATTTAAAAATACTATATAACTCTCAAAATCGTGTTTATATATATATATATATATATATATATATATATATTGACGTCAAAAATATTAGTCATCCGTTAATTTATCAAATGATGTCATTTTAGATAAATTCTGTAAAATTAAAAATTAATTTTTGGAAGGTTCAAATTCTCATACTGGTGGACAAGTAAGATCAGATTAATTACTAGACCAAAGTAAATTTCTTGTATAAATTTGTAAACAATAACTGATATTTAAGTTTTATTTTAATCAAATAAATATTATCAAAGTTTTATTGTTTCAGTTTTATAAAAAAAAATATAATCACTTATGCTTTAGTTTAACTTTAAAAATTATTATTTTATAAATTTAGACCAATTGTTATTAATTTAAATATTTACTTTATAGTATTACTAAGAATTGAACTATATTGCAGAATTTTAGAATTTTGTGTTGGTTTGCCTTTAGGTCAGAGGCAAAAAAAAATTGTTTTTTATAAATTCTCTAAAATTTAAAATTTGAAAATACTATTGACAATCAAAGATGTTAGTCATCAGTTAATTTATCAAAATGACGTCATTATATATATAAGTACGATTTTGAGAGTTCATGTCATTTTGAAAAATTAAAAATTAATATGTGAACAAGATTTTGAGAGTTTATGTAATATTTTTAAGGCGTTTAAAAACGTAGTATTTTTAAATTAAAAATGTAGTATTTTTAAATTAAAAATGTAGTATTTTTAAATTAAATTTTACAGAATTTATTAAAAACAACGTTGTTTGATAAATTATTGGTTGAATAACATCTTTGATGGTCAATATATATAAGAGCACGATTTTGAGAGTTCATGTAGTATTTTTGAATTTTTGTTTAGTTCAATATGAATTATGCACTATTGTAAAGTTCGTGAAGAAAAAAACACAACGTTTAAAATTCATGTAGTATTTTTTGAGTTTTTATGCAGTTCGGTATTAAATACGCAATATTACAAAGTTCTGGTAGGAACAAGCACGATGAGTAAAGTTCATGTTGAAATAGGTATTTTCCCCCTGAGAAATAGGCCTGGGGTTTTTATTTGAACCGAACCAAAATTTTCAGTTAGTTCGGTTAGTCCGGTTACGAGTTTGGTTCGATTTGGTAGTTTTTTTAAAAATGATTCAGTTTTCAATTCGATAATCGATTAGTTTGATGTTTTTTTCTAAAAAAATTATAACCAAATAATATCAATACCTGAACCGAACTAATCGAAATTGACCCAATATATCTGAAACTAAACCAATCTAACCGAAATCAAAAAGTTCTTTAAATAGGATTTTTAAATCTTGAACTAACCAAATCCCATACCGAACCGAACTAATCAAAAACTGAACCACCCAAACCGAATAACCCATACTAACCAAGCCGGGAGGTTACCGGGAAACATAACAAGATTGGTTTAGTGACCTTAATCGTGCCGACGCCGTTGGATCCGTGAGACATCTGAGCAGCAGGAGGTTGCTGCGGCGGATGAGTCACCGCCAGCGACGGAGGCTCGAGTAAGAGCAAAGGAGCAGAGCAATTCAGAGGCAGAACAGCCTGAGGCTGAGGCTGGACAGAGGTGGAAGCATTTCCGCGGAGGAGATGATCAAGACGAGAGTAAAGAGGCCAAGAGGATCCGTCGGCAGTTGCAGACTCAGAACGGTACCGTTTCTTCATGGACTCGATCTTGTTCTTGCACTGCGTCTGAGTCTTGGGAGACTTGGTGTGGCTAGCGCGTGAAGACACGTGTTTAGCCACGTCTTCCCAGTCTTGGCCCTTGAGCTTGGCTCTGTTCCTGAGTACCCATTTCGTCTCGTAGGCTTCGAGTAGACTCGACACAGCTCCTTCGCTCCATTCATCGCGTTTTAGCCTGTCAACGACGATGGAGGAAGTGGATGGCTTCTTGGGGGAGGAAGCGTCGTGGTTTGTGGTAAGAGGTTGGGGATGTTCTTGGTTAGAATCTCCGTCTTCCATGTATGGGCAGAGAGAGTGAAACAGAGAGCCAACACTCGAGAGAGTATATGATCAAAGGAGAAAGAGAGTGGAGATGGGTTTTTTTAGCAATTTTTTAATGAACAATGTAGACTTTTTGAAGTGAATGGAGTTTAACAAACTGTGTCATAATGAGACTGTAGTCACTCGTTGATGTCTGTCTAAAAACTGACCAATGAGGTTGGGTACACGCGTTTCTTCCATCTTCAGTGGTCGTGACTTACAGCTAAAGAAACTTACAGGTTTATTTTATTCCAAATTTCTTCTTATACTTTACATAAGATTGCAAATGCATACACTGATGATATTTATTGTTTATTAGATTATACTGTATATGACAATGACGGCAAATTTAGAAAGATTGGTATTTAAAATTTTAATGAAATAGCATGAGTTTATTTTTAGGGGAATTGCATCATACATCCATCAAATAAATTATAATTCACCAACTATCTAAAAATCATGTTTTTTCAATATACACTGTATATATTATAGATTATTGTCGTATTATCCTTCTCAACCAACCGGTGGAAATCTACTAACAAAAATAATTAAAAAATATATAAAAAACTTTTAGCCACATCTTCTAATCCATCACCACCACTGTCACGTCTCTATTCCACCATCATTTTCCACTGTCTCTCTTTCTTCTTTCGATTATCAACAAAATCATACATTTTCTTTTGTCACATAATTTTTCTCTTTCAATACTTCACCAAAAAGAACAATCAATTGTTCTAAAGAAGAAACAACGATGAAGTCATAGACGGTGAACACACACAACAGCTCTTTCATTTCTTTTCCTTTTAAAAAAAAAAT
Proteins encoded:
- the LOC106307891 gene encoding trihelix transcription factor ASIL1 isoform X1, translating into MEDGDSNQEHPQPLTTNHDASSPKKPSTSSIVVDRLKRDEWSEGAVSSLLEAYETKWVLRNRAKLKGQDWEDVAKHVSSRASHTKSPKTQTQCKNKIESMKKRYRSESATADGSSWPLYSRLDHLLRGNASTSVQPQPQAVLPLNCSAPLLLLEPPSLAVTHPPQQPPAAQMSHGSNGVGTIKVTKPILLCFPEEGFKDDHKPERATEMDTDSSTPVLCREKAKVRPKKVRRRYKEEKEEIAGSIRWLAEVVMRTERARMETMKEIEKMRAEAEVKRGEMDLKRTEIMANTQIEIARLFAASVQKGGVDSSLRIGRN
- the LOC106307891 gene encoding trihelix transcription factor ASIL1 isoform X2, whose product is MEDGDSNQEHPQPLTTNHDASSPKKPSTSSIVVDRLKRDEWSEGAVSSLLEAYETKWVLRNRAKLKGQDWEDVAKHVSSRASHTKSPKTQTQCKNKIESMKKRYRSESATADGSSWPLYSRLDHLLRGNASTSVQPQPQAVLPLNCSAPLLLLEPPSLAVTHPPQQPPAAQMSHGSNGVGTIKEEGFKDDHKPERATEMDTDSSTPVLCREKAKVRPKKVRRRYKEEKEEIAGSIRWLAEVVMRTERARMETMKEIEKMRAEAEVKRGEMDLKRTEIMANTQIEIARLFAASVQKGGVDSSLRIGRN